A genomic region of Metopolophium dirhodum isolate CAU chromosome 1, ASM1992520v1, whole genome shotgun sequence contains the following coding sequences:
- the LOC132936038 gene encoding uncharacterized protein LOC132936038 isoform X2 has translation MAEHTTDLSTSEDIQNKTRRRKLVVEDAPIFTGLSNTDVILSSSVCDLTKSNTSHKISQKMSLTSPNLEVRKKLFDTTSSTSSQNDFLIASFNNKQKYDTQHLSSTVSGINAANCNESYDYRTYIDVPTRNHDDFDKLEVSNSQDFFEYKNVSSSDSNSSIEIKKQNSTVVHTTSSPFKVTTMLESIQVETTAALNTLGHKGSGIKKSLGDNSSAIFTPSSSDQNCTTPNMIPNVSGSNDTLKKILSVVLKIKYDIENLTHNQNRIDKMLSDVLTNERSVQEDSVTVNYENDYSVMLPLHNEDALIEFENKLVNKSFRLNVVNGLKRLVKNSLASTIKQMVRTIFDDELLQNYSYVGQKKKKIFSSLASCAIIFETVRSMKLFQDVPNSSIETPIKIYIAGAAFRKKKN, from the exons ATGGCTGAACACACTACCGATCTTTCTACTAGTGAAGATATTCAGAATAAAACTAGAAGGAGAAAACTTGTAGTGGAAGATGCTCCTATTTTTACTGGTTTATCAAATACAG ATGTTATTTTGTCTAGTTCCGTGTGTGACTTAACAAAATCAAATACGTCACATAAGATAAGCCAGAAGATGAGCTTAACTAGTCCTAATTTagaagttagaaaaaaattattcgataCAACCTCTTCTACTTCTAGCCAAA atgatTTTCTTATagctagttttaataataagcaAAAATATGATACACAGCATTTAAGTTCTACTGTTTCTGGAATAAATGCTGCAAACTGTAATGAATCTTATGATTATAGAACTTATATAG ATGTCCCAACCAGAAATCAtgatgattttgataaattagaaGTTTCTAATTCGCAGGACttctttgaatataaaaatgtttcatcATCAGATTCTAATAGTTCTATAG aaATTAAAAAGCAAAATTCAACTGTAGTACATACTACATCTTCTCCGTTCAAAGTGACTACTATGTTGGAATCTATTCAAGTTGAAACTACTGCAGCATTAAATACCCTCGGACATAAGGGTTCTGGTATTAAAAAGTCTTtag gtGATAACTCTTCCGCTATTTTCACACCATCATCTTCAGACCAAAACTGCACTACTCCTAACATGATTCCAAATGTATCAGGTTCCAATG atacattgaaaaaaattttaagtgtggttttaaaaattaaatatgacatTGAGAACCTAACGCATAACCAGAATAGAATAGATAAAATGTTAAGTGATGTATTAACAAATGAAAGAAGTGTTCAAGAGGATTCAGTAActgtaaattatgaaaatgattATAGTGTAATGTTGCCATTGCACAACGAAGATGCActaattgaatttgaaaataaattagttaacaAATCGTTCagattaaatgtt GTTAATGGTCTAAAACGTTTAGTGAAAAATTCCTTAGCATCTACTATAAAACAAATGGTAAGAACCATCTTTGATGATGAGCTATTGCAAAATTATAGTTATGTgggtcaaaaaaagaaaaaaatattttcatcctTGGCGTCATGTGCTATTATTTTTG aaacTGTAAGAAGCATGAAACTTTTTCAAGATGTTCCCAACTCTAGTATTGAAACGCCTATCAAAATTTATATTGCTGGAGCAGcatttcgcaaaaaaaaaaattaa
- the LOC132936038 gene encoding uncharacterized protein LOC132936038 isoform X1 — MWTVVHFVKENSVEAVPSHWVKKSTCAWPKRDIKKHINRRTIVNKYDFNYFPSRILRKGIDSLQEAKLKAKMAEHTTDLSTSEDIQNKTRRRKLVVEDAPIFTGLSNTDVILSSSVCDLTKSNTSHKISQKMSLTSPNLEVRKKLFDTTSSTSSQNDFLIASFNNKQKYDTQHLSSTVSGINAANCNESYDYRTYIDVPTRNHDDFDKLEVSNSQDFFEYKNVSSSDSNSSIEIKKQNSTVVHTTSSPFKVTTMLESIQVETTAALNTLGHKGSGIKKSLGDNSSAIFTPSSSDQNCTTPNMIPNVSGSNDTLKKILSVVLKIKYDIENLTHNQNRIDKMLSDVLTNERSVQEDSVTVNYENDYSVMLPLHNEDALIEFENKLVNKSFRLNVVNGLKRLVKNSLASTIKQMVRTIFDDELLQNYSYVGQKKKKIFSSLASCAIIFETVRSMKLFQDVPNSSIETPIKIYIAGAAFRKKKN; from the exons ATGTGGACTGTTGTTCATTTTGTTAAGGAAAATTCAGTTGAAGCAGTACCCAGCCATTGGGTTAAAAAATCAACGTGTGCGTGGCCAAAGAgggatataaaaaaacatattaacagAAGAACAATTGTGAACAAATatgatttcaattattttccttCAAGAATTTTAAGAAAAGGCAttg atagtcTCCAAGAAGCTAAATTAAAAGCGAAAATGGCTGAACACACTACCGATCTTTCTACTAGTGAAGATATTCAGAATAAAACTAGAAGGAGAAAACTTGTAGTGGAAGATGCTCCTATTTTTACTGGTTTATCAAATACAG ATGTTATTTTGTCTAGTTCCGTGTGTGACTTAACAAAATCAAATACGTCACATAAGATAAGCCAGAAGATGAGCTTAACTAGTCCTAATTTagaagttagaaaaaaattattcgataCAACCTCTTCTACTTCTAGCCAAA atgatTTTCTTATagctagttttaataataagcaAAAATATGATACACAGCATTTAAGTTCTACTGTTTCTGGAATAAATGCTGCAAACTGTAATGAATCTTATGATTATAGAACTTATATAG ATGTCCCAACCAGAAATCAtgatgattttgataaattagaaGTTTCTAATTCGCAGGACttctttgaatataaaaatgtttcatcATCAGATTCTAATAGTTCTATAG aaATTAAAAAGCAAAATTCAACTGTAGTACATACTACATCTTCTCCGTTCAAAGTGACTACTATGTTGGAATCTATTCAAGTTGAAACTACTGCAGCATTAAATACCCTCGGACATAAGGGTTCTGGTATTAAAAAGTCTTtag gtGATAACTCTTCCGCTATTTTCACACCATCATCTTCAGACCAAAACTGCACTACTCCTAACATGATTCCAAATGTATCAGGTTCCAATG atacattgaaaaaaattttaagtgtggttttaaaaattaaatatgacatTGAGAACCTAACGCATAACCAGAATAGAATAGATAAAATGTTAAGTGATGTATTAACAAATGAAAGAAGTGTTCAAGAGGATTCAGTAActgtaaattatgaaaatgattATAGTGTAATGTTGCCATTGCACAACGAAGATGCActaattgaatttgaaaataaattagttaacaAATCGTTCagattaaatgtt GTTAATGGTCTAAAACGTTTAGTGAAAAATTCCTTAGCATCTACTATAAAACAAATGGTAAGAACCATCTTTGATGATGAGCTATTGCAAAATTATAGTTATGTgggtcaaaaaaagaaaaaaatattttcatcctTGGCGTCATGTGCTATTATTTTTG aaacTGTAAGAAGCATGAAACTTTTTCAAGATGTTCCCAACTCTAGTATTGAAACGCCTATCAAAATTTATATTGCTGGAGCAGcatttcgcaaaaaaaaaaattaa